In one window of Labilibaculum sp. DW002 DNA:
- a CDS encoding nucleotide pyrophosphohydrolase: MNQIGIKEAQEMVDQWIKKYGVRYFNELTNMAILTEEVGEVARIVSRKYGEQSFKESDKKVDLADEMADVLWVLMCLANQTGVDLNEAFQKNIEKKSQRDKTRHLKNDKLK, encoded by the coding sequence ATGAATCAGATCGGAATAAAGGAAGCTCAAGAAATGGTCGATCAATGGATCAAAAAATATGGCGTTCGCTATTTTAATGAACTAACCAATATGGCTATTTTAACCGAAGAAGTAGGTGAGGTGGCTCGTATTGTTTCTCGTAAATATGGCGAGCAATCTTTCAAGGAAAGTGATAAAAAAGTTGATTTAGCAGATGAAATGGCCGATGTTTTATGGGTTTTAATGTGTTTGGCAAATCAGACGGGAGTCGATTTAAATGAAGCTTTTCAAAAAAATATAGAGAAGAAATCACAGAGAGATAAGACGCGTCACCTAAAAAATGATAAACTCAAGTAA
- a CDS encoding lipoate--protein ligase — MLYFISSSHQPAFNLATEEYLLKNYEEDFFFLYSNCPALIVGKHQNTLAEINLEKTEEENIPVVRRLSGGGTVFHDEGNLNYCFIKKGEKGKLVDFQKYSQPIIDTLQKLSVNAKFEGKSDLTIDGMKFSGNASHIYRSKVMQHGTMLFSSDLNRLNSLLKVNPLKFKDRGVRSIRSRVTNISDHLSSPLSLDAFSKLIIEELRSNFPDAKAFELNNSDKEKIEVLMTEKYNNWEWNYGYSPNYSFEKLSNFPGGNILEVKLKIEKGLIQKVELDGNCIQFDQIKSFENLLQDNKHNKNTVLKTLKGLDLDEYFNNLDENQLINALF, encoded by the coding sequence ATGTTATATTTTATCAGTTCATCGCATCAACCAGCTTTCAATTTAGCAACGGAGGAATATCTTTTAAAAAATTATGAAGAGGATTTCTTTTTTTTGTATTCCAACTGCCCTGCTCTAATCGTTGGAAAACATCAAAATACCTTAGCTGAAATTAACCTGGAAAAAACAGAGGAAGAAAACATTCCAGTTGTGAGAAGGCTCTCGGGAGGTGGAACGGTTTTTCATGATGAAGGAAATTTAAATTACTGCTTTATCAAGAAAGGTGAAAAAGGCAAGTTGGTAGATTTTCAGAAATACAGTCAGCCAATTATTGATACCCTACAAAAGCTAAGCGTAAATGCAAAATTTGAAGGGAAAAGTGATCTGACAATTGATGGAATGAAGTTCTCAGGCAATGCATCTCATATTTACAGAAGCAAAGTAATGCAACATGGCACCATGCTTTTTTCAAGCGATTTGAACCGCTTAAATAGCCTCTTAAAGGTAAATCCACTCAAGTTTAAGGACAGAGGTGTTCGATCGATTAGAAGTCGTGTAACTAACATCAGTGATCACCTATCCTCTCCTCTATCGCTCGATGCTTTTAGTAAACTGATTATTGAGGAGCTTCGATCCAATTTTCCTGATGCCAAAGCATTTGAACTAAATAATTCTGATAAAGAAAAGATAGAAGTGCTCATGACAGAAAAATATAATAATTGGGAATGGAACTATGGCTACTCTCCTAATTATAGTTTTGAGAAACTTTCGAATTTTCCTGGCGGTAATATTTTAGAGGTAAAACTTAAAATTGAGAAAGGACTGATTCAAAAAGTTGAACTTGATGGTAATTGCATCCAATTTGATCAAATAAAATCCTTTGAAAACTTACTTCAGGACAACAAACACAACAAAAACACTGTTTTAAAGACACTTAAAGGACTCGATTTAGATGAATACTTTAATAATTTAGATGAAAATCAGTTAATTAATGCACTTTTTTAG
- the ade gene encoding adenine deaminase, which produces MANKNFSIAGNVIDVISREIRKAEVKVEDGVIVSITPKESVPDCYILPGLVDSHVHIESSLLIPSRFADLVVRKGTLGVVTDPHEIANVLGEIGIDFMINDARKTPLEIRFGVPSCVPATPFETSGFKLGANKVESLLKREEVVCLAEVMDYPGVINEDLEVMKKIVATKKLGKKIDGHAPGVKGDDLRKYVAAGVSADHECSNMEEALEKLNLGMKIQIREGSAAKDFEALYSLIDSHPEKVMLCTDDTHPDDLFERGHINYLIKKGLKKGLDLFSLLRAASYNPIHHYGLNLGLLQVGDAADFIVIDNLDSFSVEQAYRKGECIYKDKEVLFEVNNEIILNNFSRKPIQLSDIRVEPQNGKIRTMLVKDGDLITDSILCEPKIQDSNVISDVENDLLKMVVMSRYDNGKPVVGFAKGFGYKKGAIAESIAHDSHNIIAVGTSDENLLQAINTLIEIKGGIVASNEGRTESVNLEVAGLMSNKTGEDLIKDYEVLSDFASGFGSNFHSPFMTLAFMSLLVIPKLKLSDKGLFDVNQFKVVNLFSEE; this is translated from the coding sequence ATGGCAAATAAAAATTTTTCAATAGCAGGAAATGTAATTGATGTTATTTCTCGTGAAATACGAAAGGCAGAAGTGAAAGTGGAGGATGGTGTAATTGTAAGTATTACTCCTAAGGAATCTGTTCCGGATTGTTATATTCTTCCAGGCTTGGTTGATTCACATGTACATATTGAAAGTTCTCTTTTAATACCAAGCCGATTTGCAGACTTAGTTGTAAGAAAAGGAACTTTAGGAGTTGTTACGGATCCTCATGAAATAGCAAATGTATTAGGAGAGATTGGAATTGACTTCATGATTAATGATGCCAGGAAGACACCCTTGGAAATTCGATTTGGAGTGCCATCTTGTGTTCCTGCAACGCCATTCGAAACTTCGGGTTTTAAGTTAGGAGCAAATAAGGTTGAAAGTTTGTTGAAGAGAGAAGAAGTGGTTTGTTTGGCAGAGGTAATGGATTACCCCGGTGTTATAAATGAAGATTTGGAGGTGATGAAGAAAATTGTTGCCACAAAGAAGTTAGGGAAGAAAATTGATGGTCACGCTCCAGGTGTAAAAGGGGACGACTTGCGGAAATATGTCGCAGCAGGAGTTTCAGCAGATCATGAATGTTCAAATATGGAAGAAGCTCTGGAGAAGCTTAATTTGGGAATGAAGATACAAATTAGAGAGGGAAGCGCAGCAAAGGATTTTGAAGCTTTATATTCTTTAATTGATTCTCATCCTGAAAAAGTCATGTTATGTACAGATGATACTCATCCTGATGATTTATTTGAAAGAGGTCATATTAATTACCTTATTAAAAAAGGACTTAAAAAAGGACTTGATTTGTTTTCATTGCTTCGGGCTGCCAGCTATAATCCAATTCATCATTATGGTCTAAATTTGGGTTTGCTTCAGGTGGGTGATGCCGCAGATTTTATCGTAATTGATAATCTTGATTCTTTTTCGGTTGAACAGGCTTATCGAAAAGGGGAATGCATTTATAAAGACAAGGAAGTTTTATTTGAGGTAAATAATGAGATCATTCTAAATAATTTTAGTCGTAAGCCAATTCAATTATCCGATATTCGAGTAGAACCACAAAATGGAAAAATTCGAACGATGCTGGTAAAGGATGGTGATTTGATTACGGATTCAATTTTGTGTGAGCCAAAGATTCAGGATTCAAATGTTATATCTGATGTGGAGAATGATTTGCTGAAAATGGTTGTGATGAGTCGTTACGATAATGGAAAACCTGTGGTCGGATTTGCTAAAGGCTTTGGATATAAAAAAGGGGCTATTGCAGAAAGCATAGCACATGATAGCCATAACATTATTGCTGTAGGAACAAGTGATGAAAACTTATTACAGGCGATTAATACTTTAATAGAAATAAAGGGAGGGATTGTTGCATCAAATGAAGGCAGAACTGAAAGTGTCAATTTAGAAGTAGCCGGTTTAATGTCTAATAAAACAGGAGAGGATCTAATTAAAGATTACGAAGTTTTAAGTGATTTTGCCTCTGGTTTTGGATCGAATTTTCATTCCCCTTTTATGACGCTAGCATTTATGTCTTTGTTGGTAATTCCAAAGTTAAAATTATCGGATAAAGGCTTATTTGACGTAAATCAATTTAAAGTGGTTAATCTTTTTTCAGAAGAGTAA
- a CDS encoding BMP family ABC transporter substrate-binding protein translates to MSVNIKLLKQIIILSIVSVIVFSCSKDETEITSNIDVIYSIGGLGDSYVDNIFKGVVQAKYDYQLSVNHLFPENISEVEFMIDSIITTDYNRLLILGDVAYADIMDKHSNEFLNEDILLLDGSTDADIWSVGFSFYGAAYLAGLTAAEINLCDTAAFIAGMPLPTLKDCYNGFSDGFLANGGKHVSLNYLDSGVSGFSMMEEAENLTRSLIDDVDLVVAAAGGSNLGIFNVIRENPKTLAIGIDTDQSHYAPKSIIGSITKNIDNLVLNCIQKYQDEGYSTGHTVYNLESSYTGFLLNSYFENSLNGIVTNGKDEAIRKENEYLEQK, encoded by the coding sequence ATGAGTGTTAATATCAAATTGCTAAAACAGATTATTATACTAAGTATAGTTTCTGTTATTGTATTTAGTTGTTCAAAAGATGAAACAGAAATTACATCAAATATCGACGTTATTTATTCGATAGGAGGTCTTGGAGATTCTTATGTTGATAATATTTTTAAAGGAGTGGTTCAGGCAAAATATGACTATCAGCTATCTGTAAATCATTTATTCCCCGAAAATATTAGCGAAGTAGAGTTTATGATTGATAGTATAATTACCACAGATTATAATAGACTATTAATTCTAGGAGATGTTGCCTATGCCGACATTATGGATAAGCACTCAAATGAATTTTTAAATGAGGATATTCTATTACTTGATGGGAGCACTGATGCTGATATTTGGTCTGTAGGCTTTTCGTTCTATGGTGCTGCATATTTAGCTGGATTAACTGCGGCCGAAATTAATTTATGCGATACCGCAGCATTTATTGCCGGCATGCCACTGCCTACCTTAAAGGATTGTTATAATGGCTTTTCCGATGGGTTTTTAGCCAATGGAGGGAAACATGTTTCTCTTAATTATTTAGATTCGGGAGTGAGTGGCTTTTCCATGATGGAAGAGGCTGAAAATTTAACTAGAAGTTTAATTGATGATGTCGATTTGGTTGTAGCAGCAGCAGGAGGTTCAAATTTAGGAATTTTCAATGTAATTCGTGAAAATCCAAAAACTCTTGCAATTGGGATTGATACAGATCAGTCGCATTATGCACCCAAATCTATAATTGGTTCCATAACAAAGAATATCGACAATCTTGTTTTAAACTGTATTCAAAAGTATCAGGATGAAGGTTATTCTACCGGACATACAGTTTATAATTTAGAATCCTCATATACTGGATTTCTTCTTAATTCTTATTTTGAGAATAGCTTGAATGGTATAGTTACAAATGGAAAGGATGAAGCTATCAGAAAGGAGAATGAATATCTGGAACAGAAATAA
- a CDS encoding C13 family peptidase, whose translation MKHYIYLLLILMLCFSCENKEDIDEDLNTLESSFKVAVFMPLSGSMQSNWERSLEWVQTTINENNGVAGKKIDLEWFDSQAEDIDDLAERIAKDTSFIAAIGPFTSANAFKSIPYFIKNKKPLFIPTASSSEITTAYVGKDYIWRFVESDISQCKNLVLLAKEKNVKSIALVTGDDQYGMSFYNWFGFYAAEIGIEVTRVEQYNSEQTDISNEMQSALSSKPDLIVCIPSNIDQAVEMAKNWKSDSNNCQFLFSDLAYMPQLLDILGEDAEGIEGTVCIPDPKSGFEIEYEIKYGEKPLLASAQLYDALMLLAYGIEKSGGEGGEKLNDSIKKVVSGRGESAFWDDQSIVETLANIKSGLSPDIMGASSSLEYDNDFFLDILYSTYAHWQVNLGNFVSLNYYSDKGDKRYSNTSASWRTYASQIDDLQSGESYDLPEKKDLKVLLIASSKSWKNYRHQADVLAMYQHLKANGVSDDDIVLILEDDIAFHDKNKNQGSIMVENEGNNLYENIEIDYFLKDINADMIFDILSGNISKDTPIVLEATKQSNILFYNAGHGFPEGLRIDAINQQFISPEEFKAGLSSFNNKGNFRRMLIILESCYSGLMGEVIDFESPILCITAANKFEVSKAIKYSNYLNVWLSDNFSSHFLSEVINSPDISFSDLYTNLNQKVNGSHVGVYNEEHYGNMPHLQISEFFNP comes from the coding sequence ATGAAACATTATATCTACTTATTATTAATTCTAATGCTTTGTTTTTCGTGCGAAAATAAAGAGGATATAGATGAGGACTTAAATACATTAGAATCTTCGTTTAAAGTCGCCGTATTTATGCCTCTTTCAGGATCTATGCAAAGCAATTGGGAGAGAAGCCTGGAGTGGGTTCAGACAACAATAAATGAAAATAACGGCGTAGCAGGTAAAAAAATTGATTTGGAATGGTTTGATTCTCAGGCCGAAGATATTGATGATTTAGCAGAAAGGATAGCAAAGGATACCAGTTTTATTGCTGCTATTGGCCCATTTACTTCTGCTAACGCTTTTAAATCAATACCTTATTTTATAAAAAATAAGAAACCTCTTTTTATTCCAACAGCTTCATCCAGTGAAATAACCACTGCTTATGTGGGTAAAGATTATATATGGAGATTTGTAGAATCAGATATCTCTCAATGTAAAAACCTGGTTTTATTAGCAAAAGAAAAGAATGTTAAATCCATAGCTCTTGTAACAGGAGACGATCAGTATGGCATGTCATTTTACAACTGGTTTGGATTTTATGCTGCAGAAATTGGCATAGAGGTTACAAGAGTTGAACAATATAATTCCGAACAAACAGATATAAGCAATGAAATGCAATCGGCCCTCAGTTCTAAGCCTGATTTAATTGTGTGTATTCCTTCAAATATAGATCAGGCCGTGGAAATGGCAAAAAATTGGAAAAGTGATTCGAATAATTGTCAGTTTTTGTTTTCTGATTTGGCCTATATGCCTCAATTACTTGATATATTGGGTGAAGACGCAGAGGGGATTGAAGGAACAGTCTGTATTCCTGATCCGAAAAGTGGATTTGAAATAGAATATGAAATTAAATACGGGGAAAAACCTCTTCTGGCATCTGCTCAGCTTTACGATGCACTAATGCTATTGGCTTATGGTATCGAAAAATCGGGAGGAGAAGGTGGTGAAAAATTAAACGATTCCATTAAGAAAGTTGTAAGCGGCAGAGGTGAGTCTGCATTTTGGGATGATCAGTCAATTGTCGAAACTCTAGCAAATATTAAAAGTGGATTATCGCCAGATATAATGGGCGCTAGTAGTTCTTTGGAATATGATAATGATTTTTTCCTTGATATTTTGTATTCGACTTATGCTCATTGGCAAGTTAATTTGGGCAATTTTGTTAGTCTGAATTACTATTCAGATAAAGGAGATAAAAGATACTCTAATACATCTGCATCCTGGAGAACTTACGCCAGTCAAATAGATGATTTACAATCGGGAGAATCTTACGATTTACCTGAAAAAAAGGATTTAAAAGTTTTACTGATTGCATCATCTAAAAGCTGGAAAAATTATCGCCACCAAGCTGATGTATTGGCAATGTATCAGCACTTAAAAGCAAATGGAGTCTCTGATGATGATATTGTTCTTATTCTAGAAGATGATATTGCATTTCACGATAAAAACAAAAATCAGGGTTCTATTATGGTTGAAAACGAAGGCAATAACTTATATGAAAATATCGAGATTGATTATTTTCTAAAAGATATAAATGCTGATATGATTTTTGATATTTTATCAGGGAATATAAGTAAAGATACCCCAATAGTTCTGGAGGCCACTAAACAGTCTAACATTCTTTTCTATAATGCAGGACATGGTTTCCCCGAAGGTCTCAGGATCGATGCAATTAACCAACAGTTTATTAGTCCAGAAGAATTTAAGGCAGGTCTTAGCTCGTTTAATAATAAGGGAAACTTTCGTCGCATGTTAATTATTCTCGAATCGTGCTATAGCGGATTAATGGGAGAGGTGATTGATTTTGAATCTCCTATACTTTGCATAACTGCAGCAAATAAGTTTGAGGTTTCAAAGGCAATTAAATACTCTAATTATTTAAATGTTTGGCTGTCAGATAATTTTTCAAGCCATTTTTTGAGCGAGGTGATAAACAGCCCTGATATTTCGTTTTCTGATCTGTATACAAATCTAAACCAGAAGGTAAATGGTTCTCATGTTGGGGTTTATAATGAAGAACATTATGGGAATATGCCTCATTTACAGATTTCTGAATTTTTTAATCCATAA
- the deoC gene encoding deoxyribose-phosphate aldolase: protein MKRDILEILKSYDLKISDAKVKENVKSILDKDFKSLYTVENLKKNFSFIDLTTLNSTDTHAKAKSFADNVNNFQNDFDMPNVAAICVYPYQVPTLNENLKAEGVRIASVAGVFPSSQSYVEVKALECKMAVEKGANDIDIVISIGAFLEGHYQTVFDEIAIQKEACGNAHLKVILETGELKTAENIRTASIIAMEAGADFIKTSTGKVPVNATLEAAYIMTEAITEYFEKTGRMVGFKPAGGISTGKDAIEFFAVSKNNLGEEWLNNEYLRIGASSLANNILSEIHFIEKGEKKDIKYF from the coding sequence ATGAAGAGAGACATTTTAGAGATCTTAAAATCTTACGATCTTAAGATTAGCGATGCAAAAGTTAAAGAAAATGTCAAATCAATTCTGGATAAAGATTTTAAATCTTTGTACACAGTTGAGAATCTTAAAAAGAATTTTTCTTTCATAGATTTAACGACATTGAACTCTACAGACACACATGCAAAGGCTAAAAGTTTTGCTGACAATGTAAATAACTTCCAGAATGATTTTGACATGCCAAATGTGGCCGCTATTTGTGTATATCCATACCAAGTACCTACATTAAATGAAAACTTAAAAGCTGAGGGCGTTAGAATTGCTTCTGTAGCAGGTGTTTTCCCATCTTCTCAATCATACGTTGAAGTTAAAGCATTGGAATGTAAAATGGCTGTTGAAAAGGGAGCTAACGATATTGACATTGTTATATCAATAGGCGCTTTTCTTGAAGGACATTATCAAACTGTATTTGATGAAATTGCTATTCAGAAAGAAGCTTGTGGTAATGCACATTTAAAAGTAATTCTTGAAACAGGAGAGCTTAAGACAGCGGAGAATATTAGAACAGCATCTATTATTGCTATGGAGGCTGGAGCTGATTTTATCAAGACATCAACAGGAAAAGTTCCTGTAAATGCAACTTTAGAAGCTGCCTATATTATGACTGAGGCAATTACTGAGTATTTCGAGAAGACAGGAAGAATGGTCGGATTTAAACCTGCAGGAGGAATTTCAACAGGAAAGGATGCCATCGAGTTTTTTGCAGTATCGAAAAACAATTTAGGAGAAGAATGGTTGAACAATGAATATTTGCGAATTGGAGCATCTAGTTTAGCCAACAATATTTTGTCTGAAATTCATTTTATTGAGAAAGGTGAAAAGAAAGACATTAAATATTTTTAA
- the dtd gene encoding D-aminoacyl-tRNA deacylase: MRVVIQRVTEASVRVDSEIIGQIKKGLMVLVGIENEDCLDDAEWLSKKICNLRIFDDEDEVMNKSLIDVDGDILAISQFTLHAKTKKGNRPSYIAAAKPEVSIPLYENFVACLEKVSGKKVETGMFGAEMEVSLTNDGPVTIVMDTKNKE; the protein is encoded by the coding sequence ATGCGAGTTGTGATTCAGAGAGTTACGGAAGCGTCAGTGCGAGTGGATTCTGAAATTATTGGTCAAATTAAAAAAGGATTGATGGTTTTGGTGGGTATTGAGAATGAAGATTGCTTGGATGATGCAGAATGGCTCAGTAAAAAAATCTGTAATCTTCGAATTTTCGATGATGAAGATGAGGTAATGAATAAATCTTTGATAGATGTAGATGGAGACATTCTGGCAATCAGTCAGTTTACGCTGCATGCTAAAACTAAAAAGGGAAATCGACCATCATATATCGCAGCAGCAAAACCAGAGGTTTCAATACCTCTTTATGAAAATTTTGTTGCCTGTTTGGAAAAGGTATCTGGAAAAAAAGTCGAAACTGGAATGTTTGGTGCCGAAATGGAGGTTTCTTTAACTAACGATGGTCCAGTTACCATTGTAATGGATACTAAAAACAAAGAATAA
- the uvrC gene encoding excinuclease ABC subunit UvrC, with translation MIKNKNIDHLKSLVSALPEEPGVYQYFDENNTIIYVGKAKRLKRRVASYFNKVHDSAKTNIMVRKIVDIKHIVVETEEDALLLENNLIKKHQPRYNVLLKDDKSFPWICIKKEAYPRVQVTRHLVKDGSEYFGPYTSVKMVRILMDMIRSLYQLRTCNLRLTDEGISDLKFKVCLEYHIGNCKAPCVGKESRENYEQTIQDIRNILKGNIGTVTSHLKEKIQILAADFKFEEAHIIKEKLELLAKYQSKSTIVNPSINNIDIYSILDDENFAYVNFLKVVNGAIIQAHTIEMKKKLDESKEDLLALAITEIRQKIFSTAKEILVPFELDLPIQNIRFIVPQRGDKRKLLDLSLRNVKYYRLEKLKKGDKSLKQSHSDRIVQTMKTDLRLKDAPVHIECFDNSNIQGTHPVASCVVFRNARPFKKDYRHFNIKTVVGANDFASMEEIIYRRYRRLLEEGKSLPQLILIDGGKGQLGAALNSLDKLDLRGKISVIGIAKKLEEIYFPGDPYPLYLDKNSETLKTIQHLRNESHRFAITFHRQKRSKAFISSELDKIEGIGPKSVQKLIQRFKSVDNVRIATIAELETELGKSKALTVYKYFN, from the coding sequence GTGATAAAAAACAAAAATATAGATCATTTAAAGTCTCTGGTTTCAGCTTTGCCTGAAGAGCCAGGCGTATATCAATACTTTGATGAGAACAATACGATTATATATGTAGGAAAAGCAAAGCGACTCAAAAGAAGAGTTGCTTCCTATTTTAATAAAGTTCACGATTCAGCGAAAACCAATATCATGGTTCGGAAAATTGTGGATATAAAACACATTGTTGTAGAGACGGAAGAGGATGCGTTATTATTAGAGAATAATCTGATAAAAAAACACCAACCTCGTTACAATGTTCTTTTAAAGGATGACAAATCATTTCCTTGGATTTGTATTAAGAAAGAAGCTTATCCAAGGGTACAGGTAACACGTCATTTGGTGAAAGATGGTTCGGAATATTTCGGTCCCTATACAAGTGTTAAGATGGTTCGAATTTTGATGGATATGATTCGTTCTTTATATCAATTGCGAACGTGTAACTTGCGATTAACAGATGAAGGCATTAGCGATTTAAAGTTTAAAGTTTGTTTAGAATACCATATCGGTAATTGTAAGGCGCCATGTGTAGGGAAGGAGAGCAGAGAAAACTATGAGCAAACGATTCAAGATATTCGTAATATTTTAAAAGGTAATATTGGAACTGTTACTTCTCATTTAAAGGAAAAGATACAAATTCTTGCTGCTGATTTTAAATTTGAGGAAGCTCATATCATTAAAGAAAAACTTGAACTACTAGCAAAATATCAAAGTAAATCTACCATTGTAAATCCCTCAATTAATAATATTGATATTTATTCAATTCTAGATGATGAGAATTTTGCTTACGTTAATTTCTTGAAAGTTGTAAATGGTGCCATCATCCAAGCACACACAATCGAGATGAAGAAAAAGCTGGATGAATCGAAAGAAGATTTATTGGCTTTGGCAATAACCGAAATTCGTCAGAAAATATTTAGTACTGCAAAAGAGATATTGGTTCCATTTGAATTGGATTTGCCAATTCAGAATATACGTTTTATAGTTCCTCAACGTGGTGACAAGCGAAAATTACTTGACCTTTCGCTTCGGAATGTGAAATATTACCGTCTCGAGAAGTTAAAGAAGGGTGATAAATCATTAAAACAGTCCCATTCTGATAGAATTGTTCAAACTATGAAAACTGATTTGCGCCTAAAGGATGCACCAGTACATATTGAATGTTTTGATAATTCTAATATTCAAGGAACACACCCGGTTGCATCTTGTGTTGTATTTAGGAACGCGCGACCATTCAAAAAAGACTATCGCCATTTTAATATTAAGACCGTTGTTGGAGCAAATGATTTTGCTTCCATGGAAGAAATTATTTACAGAAGATATCGAAGATTACTTGAAGAAGGAAAGAGCTTACCACAATTGATTTTAATTGATGGTGGAAAAGGACAGTTGGGTGCAGCTTTAAATAGTTTAGATAAGCTAGATCTTAGAGGAAAGATATCGGTTATTGGTATTGCTAAAAAATTGGAGGAGATCTATTTTCCCGGTGATCCATATCCATTGTATTTGGATAAGAATTCAGAAACCCTTAAAACCATTCAACATCTGCGAAATGAATCGCACCGTTTTGCAATTACTTTCCATCGACAAAAACGGTCAAAAGCGTTTATTAGCTCAGAATTGGACAAAATTGAAGGAATTGGACCAAAATCAGTTCAGAAGTTAATCCAAAGGTTTAAGTCGGTAGATAATGTGAGGATTGCCACAATCGCAGAACTGGAAACAGAATTAGGAAAATCTAAGGCCTTAACTGTCTATAAATATTTCAATTAA